A part of Corynebacterium mustelae genomic DNA contains:
- a CDS encoding lysophospholipid acyltransferase family protein, which produces MSNKWYWAFKHVFLGPLLHVYNRPTIVGAENIPATGSAILASNHQAVFDSFYLALLCPRQITFPAKNEYFTSPGLVGKLQKWLFTALGQIPLDRTANDAGDALLRAAQSVFEKDEVFGIYPEGTRSPDGRIYRGKTGMARVALESGAPVIPVAMIGTREANPIGSWILRPKKVHMRIGEAIDPIAFVKGRGLDPASHEAARSLTDHVMLVLSQLADQPYINVYAADVKKSLEAGKGFPPEAQR; this is translated from the coding sequence ATGAGCAACAAATGGTATTGGGCATTTAAACATGTTTTTCTGGGCCCATTGCTGCATGTGTATAACCGGCCTACCATTGTGGGGGCTGAAAACATCCCTGCCACCGGATCGGCGATTTTGGCCTCCAACCACCAAGCTGTGTTCGATTCGTTTTATCTGGCGCTTTTATGCCCGAGGCAGATAACGTTTCCAGCGAAGAATGAGTATTTCACTTCGCCTGGTCTAGTAGGGAAACTGCAAAAGTGGTTGTTCACTGCGTTGGGGCAAATCCCACTGGATCGGACGGCTAACGACGCGGGTGATGCGTTATTGCGTGCAGCGCAATCGGTATTTGAAAAAGATGAAGTGTTTGGCATTTATCCGGAAGGCACACGCTCACCTGATGGCAGGATTTACCGGGGTAAGACTGGAATGGCCCGAGTGGCATTGGAATCTGGCGCCCCTGTGATACCTGTCGCTATGATCGGAACCCGCGAGGCCAATCCGATCGGTTCCTGGATTTTGCGTCCGAAAAAAGTTCATATGCGTATCGGCGAAGCCATAGATCCGATTGCTTTCGTAAAAGGGCGGGGGCTCGACCCAGCCTCGCATGAGGCGGCACGATCATTAACCGATCATGTGATGTTGGTGCTGTCGCAACTGGCGGATCAACCGTATATCAATGTTTACGCAGCCGATGTTAAGAAATCCCTGGAAGCTGGAAAAGGTTTTCCACCGGAGGCGCAACGTTAA
- a CDS encoding ROK family protein has protein sequence MSSTVTVGFDIGGTNMRAGVVTAEGEIIASVSSLVPQTDADLMQGIVGTVEKLSEEYSIGAVGLAVAGFLDPACEVVRFAPHLPWRDRAVRAELTEALGLPVWLEHDANSAAWGEYRFGAAQGSDNWVLFAIGTGIGATLMHNGEIYRGAFGTAPEFGHLQVVPNGRPCPCGKHGCLERYCSGTALAETARELMMQEPHLDSLLRHEISISGKSVMESARRGDPVAVRAVADFSRWLGLGLSIVSDVLDPGLIVIGGGVSQDPDLYMDAAVAEMSRSIVGAGFRPLPHVTCAQLGGDAGMIGVADLARKLL, from the coding sequence ATGTCCTCAACTGTCACTGTTGGTTTTGATATTGGCGGAACCAACATGCGGGCTGGTGTGGTTACAGCAGAAGGTGAGATTATCGCTTCTGTTTCTTCGTTGGTTCCACAGACTGACGCTGATCTCATGCAGGGGATCGTTGGGACGGTTGAAAAACTAAGCGAAGAATATTCCATTGGAGCTGTCGGATTGGCGGTTGCCGGGTTTTTAGACCCGGCATGTGAGGTTGTTCGCTTCGCGCCGCATTTGCCGTGGCGGGATCGCGCGGTGCGCGCGGAGCTAACTGAGGCGTTGGGATTGCCAGTGTGGCTAGAACATGACGCTAATTCAGCGGCTTGGGGGGAGTATCGGTTCGGTGCTGCCCAGGGCAGCGACAACTGGGTGCTATTTGCGATTGGTACCGGAATCGGTGCCACATTGATGCATAACGGCGAGATTTACCGTGGCGCGTTTGGTACTGCCCCTGAATTTGGTCATCTCCAAGTTGTTCCTAATGGGCGCCCCTGTCCCTGCGGTAAACACGGATGTTTGGAGCGTTACTGCTCCGGAACAGCTCTTGCAGAAACTGCGCGGGAACTGATGATGCAGGAGCCACATTTGGACAGTTTGTTACGGCATGAGATCTCGATAAGCGGAAAAAGCGTTATGGAAAGCGCGCGCCGTGGCGATCCGGTGGCAGTTCGGGCGGTGGCAGATTTTTCCCGCTGGTTGGGTCTGGGGCTGTCGATCGTCTCGGATGTCTTAGATCCGGGCCTAATTGTTATTGGTGGTGGAGTGTCCCAAGATCCCGATTTGTATATGGATGCTGCGGTCGCAGAGATGTCTCGAAGCATAGTAGGGGCGGGATTTAGACCACTTCCGCACGTAACTTGCGCTCAGTTGGGCGGCGATGCAGGTATGATTGGCGTGGCGGATTTAGCGCGGAAGTTGCTCTAA
- a CDS encoding glycosyltransferase family 4 protein: protein MRVLLVTNDFPPTIGGIQSYLRDFLFTLNPDNVVVFASTQDEKAARRWDESVPYRIYRWPRRVMLPTPATVRRMREIIQSEHIDVVWFGAAAPLALMARFARAAGAKRVVASTHGHEVGWSMLPGARQLLRVIGRDCDVVTYISDYTLGRFGSAFGSPEFAHLPSGVHLERFAPLSQSEREKTRLRLGLHPAELVVVCVSRLVPRKGQDHLLSVWPEVAAKFPSARLILVGSGPYEARLRQLAKSCPHGSVRFTGRVSEADLVDFVRAADVFAMPCRTRGGGLDVEGLGIVFLEAQAAGIPVIAGDSGGAPETVTVESGIVVEGKSRKQLFDALTLLLSTPSVRSQMSAAGKLHVAKNWTWEIMGRRLQRILFN, encoded by the coding sequence ATGCGAGTGTTATTGGTAACGAATGATTTCCCGCCGACTATTGGTGGGATTCAGTCGTATCTTAGGGATTTTCTTTTTACCCTCAACCCAGACAATGTTGTGGTTTTCGCCTCCACCCAAGACGAAAAAGCCGCCCGCCGTTGGGATGAATCTGTGCCGTACCGAATATATCGCTGGCCCCGCCGGGTGATGCTGCCAACTCCCGCTACGGTGCGCCGGATGCGAGAAATCATTCAATCAGAGCATATAGATGTTGTGTGGTTCGGGGCTGCAGCGCCACTTGCTCTAATGGCGCGGTTTGCCAGGGCAGCGGGGGCTAAGCGGGTGGTTGCTTCAACACATGGGCATGAGGTTGGGTGGTCCATGCTGCCAGGTGCGCGCCAGCTGCTGCGGGTAATCGGGCGGGATTGTGACGTCGTGACGTATATTTCGGATTACACCCTGGGGCGGTTCGGTTCTGCTTTTGGCAGCCCGGAATTTGCCCATTTGCCATCAGGAGTCCACCTCGAAAGGTTTGCACCATTATCGCAATCAGAGCGAGAAAAGACTCGGCTCCGGTTGGGGTTGCATCCGGCTGAATTGGTGGTGGTTTGTGTGTCCCGGTTGGTTCCGCGTAAGGGGCAGGACCACTTGCTTAGCGTGTGGCCGGAAGTTGCCGCAAAGTTCCCCTCAGCTAGGTTGATTTTAGTTGGTAGCGGGCCCTATGAAGCTCGGTTACGACAGCTTGCTAAGTCCTGCCCGCACGGGTCTGTTCGGTTTACAGGACGGGTTTCAGAAGCTGATTTAGTTGATTTCGTTCGTGCTGCGGACGTGTTTGCTATGCCGTGTCGCACCCGAGGCGGTGGTTTGGACGTTGAGGGGCTTGGAATCGTATTTTTAGAGGCTCAAGCGGCTGGGATCCCGGTTATTGCAGGTGATTCTGGGGGTGCGCCGGAAACAGTCACCGTAGAGAGTGGAATCGTGGTTGAGGGGAAAAGCAGAAAGCAGCTTTTCGACGCCCTGACGTTGTTGCTTTCCACACCGTCTGTGCGTTCCCAGATGTCGGCTGCGGGCAAGTTACATGTCGCTAAAAATTGGACGTGGGAAATTATGGGTCGTCGGTTGCAGCGGATTCTTTTCAATTAG
- a CDS encoding C40 family peptidase produces MRAAYRSCVVILASLALVTAPVVSSAEDVDQLIQSMDELSQQTSAKNEEVKHLEDEIHVAEGEMVGLQEAADHATSHADAVKAQESSYQGEVNRIASAKYRGVVLDPVTQVIGSDNPQNAIDRSAYIATLTSKTENVVDKLLGATAKANESRNEAVQAVEAAEFKRNSLLAKKEQLAREQEDLKVKIEEVVSKVDSLSDADRARWVAKNGPVEYAIAGITGSNPVGLAALQAGMTKIGAPYGWGATGPDQFDCSGLIVWSYQQQGKTVPRTSQAQMAGGMPVSRSELQPGDIVGFYPGATHVGIYAGDNKILHASDYGIPVQVVSMDSMPFYGARRY; encoded by the coding sequence GTGCGCGCCGCTTATCGTAGCTGTGTGGTCATTTTGGCCAGTCTTGCGTTGGTGACTGCCCCTGTGGTGTCATCTGCTGAGGATGTTGATCAGCTCATTCAGTCGATGGATGAATTGTCGCAACAGACCAGCGCTAAAAACGAGGAAGTTAAGCACCTTGAAGATGAGATCCATGTCGCAGAGGGGGAGATGGTTGGTCTTCAGGAGGCGGCCGATCACGCTACAAGTCATGCTGATGCGGTCAAGGCGCAGGAGTCGTCTTACCAAGGGGAAGTTAATCGGATCGCGTCAGCGAAATATCGGGGTGTTGTCTTAGACCCAGTTACTCAGGTGATTGGATCCGACAATCCACAAAACGCTATTGACCGGTCGGCTTATATAGCAACATTAACTTCTAAGACGGAGAATGTCGTCGATAAGCTTTTGGGCGCTACCGCCAAAGCCAACGAATCGCGTAACGAGGCTGTCCAAGCCGTAGAGGCTGCAGAATTCAAGCGCAATAGTTTGCTTGCGAAGAAAGAACAACTAGCTCGGGAACAAGAAGATCTAAAAGTGAAGATCGAAGAGGTTGTTTCCAAGGTAGATTCGCTATCCGATGCTGACCGGGCACGGTGGGTGGCTAAGAATGGTCCAGTTGAGTACGCGATCGCAGGGATAACAGGTTCCAATCCTGTTGGTTTGGCAGCGTTGCAGGCGGGAATGACGAAGATTGGCGCCCCTTATGGTTGGGGTGCTACTGGGCCAGATCAGTTTGACTGCTCCGGGTTGATCGTGTGGTCGTATCAGCAACAAGGCAAGACCGTGCCGCGCACATCCCAGGCACAGATGGCTGGCGGAATGCCGGTTAGTCGTAGCGAATTGCAGCCAGGAGACATTGTGGGCTTTTATCCGGGCGCCACACATGTCGGCATTTATGCCGGCGACAATAAGATACTGCACGCCTCAGACTATGGTATTCCGGTGCAAGTAGTGAGTATGGATTCCATGCCGTTTTATGGTGCGCGGCGCTACTAG
- a CDS encoding C40 family peptidase, whose translation MAKHRRQNNNVVRNTAAATAAAAVATMVNPAQAAEVVVPGTDVRFEVAGVENVQGLADVPGANQWIPSLKGQGNANYSAVVENPFEAVQPVQTQSVGDKIVAAARSKIGAPYVWGATGPNAFDCSGLTSWAYNQVGKQIPRTSYAQAAQGQKVSRDNLQPGDIVVFYSGASHVGIYAGNGKVVHAVTQGTPLQEAPMSNMPFHSAVRF comes from the coding sequence GTGGCTAAGCACCGTCGTCAAAACAACAACGTGGTACGCAACACTGCTGCCGCAACCGCAGCAGCTGCTGTTGCGACAATGGTAAACCCGGCACAGGCTGCAGAGGTCGTCGTTCCTGGCACCGATGTTCGCTTCGAGGTTGCTGGTGTGGAGAACGTTCAGGGTCTTGCAGACGTTCCAGGTGCCAACCAGTGGATCCCATCCCTAAAGGGGCAGGGTAACGCTAACTACTCCGCAGTCGTCGAGAATCCATTTGAAGCCGTTCAGCCGGTGCAGACTCAGTCTGTCGGCGACAAGATTGTTGCAGCGGCTCGCTCAAAGATTGGCGCACCGTACGTATGGGGAGCAACTGGCCCTAACGCGTTCGACTGCTCCGGCCTGACCTCCTGGGCGTATAACCAAGTTGGTAAGCAGATTCCACGCACCTCCTATGCGCAGGCTGCACAGGGACAAAAGGTTTCCCGGGATAACCTTCAGCCGGGTGATATTGTGGTCTTCTATTCTGGTGCTTCTCACGTGGGAATCTACGCAGGTAATGGCAAGGTGGTTCATGCCGTGACTCAAGGCACCCCACTGCAAGAAGCTCCTATGTCGAATATGCCATTCCACTCTGCAGTTCGGTTCTAA
- the qcrB gene encoding cytochrome bc1 complex cytochrome b subunit: MSTKLAEIGNNIDSRYTAAAGIRRQINKVFPTHWSFMLGEIALYSFIILLLTGVYLTLFFDPSITKVIYDGAYLPLNGVEMSRAYETALNISFEVRGGLFIRQMHHWAALMFMVSMTVHMLRIFFTGAFRRPREANWIIGCVLLLLGMAEGFMGYSLPDDLLSGVGLRIMSAIIVGLPIIGTWLHWLIFGGDFPSDLMLDRFYVAHVLIIPGIILGLIAAHLALVWYQKHTQFPGPGRAENNVVGVRILPLFGIKAAAFGLITAGVLALMAGLTTINAIWNLGPYNPAQVSAGSQPDIYMLWTDGVARVMPAWELYLGNYTIPGAFWVALLCGLMVVVLVTYPFIEQKITGDTAHHNLLQRPRDVPVRTSLGVMGIVFYFLVTLSGGNDLFAYHFQVSLNAMTWVGRIGLIVLPPLAYFITYRICIGLQRSDREVLEHGIETGVIQFLPNGAFIEVHQPLGAVDDHGHPIPLPYAGAPVPKQMNQLGFAGSPGRGSFFSPDSAEIATKAAHIEHENHREEAEMLENLNKANRASDEEKGLI, translated from the coding sequence ATGAGCACTAAACTCGCTGAAATCGGCAATAACATTGATTCGCGATACACCGCTGCTGCGGGTATTCGCCGACAGATTAATAAGGTATTCCCCACTCACTGGTCGTTTATGCTCGGTGAGATCGCCCTCTACAGCTTCATTATCCTGCTGTTGACTGGTGTGTACCTGACCTTGTTCTTCGACCCATCGATTACCAAGGTCATCTACGACGGCGCATACTTGCCTCTCAACGGCGTTGAGATGTCGCGGGCATACGAAACCGCCCTCAACATCTCCTTTGAAGTTCGTGGTGGACTTTTCATCCGACAGATGCACCACTGGGCGGCGCTGATGTTCATGGTTTCCATGACCGTCCATATGTTGCGTATTTTCTTCACCGGTGCGTTCCGTCGCCCACGTGAGGCTAACTGGATTATTGGTTGCGTCCTGCTGCTTCTTGGCATGGCGGAAGGCTTCATGGGTTACTCCCTGCCGGACGACCTGCTTTCCGGTGTTGGTCTGCGCATTATGTCTGCGATCATTGTTGGTCTGCCGATCATTGGTACATGGCTGCACTGGTTAATCTTTGGTGGCGATTTCCCATCTGATCTGATGCTGGACCGTTTCTACGTCGCACACGTCTTGATTATCCCAGGCATCATCCTCGGTTTGATCGCAGCGCACTTAGCGCTCGTGTGGTACCAGAAGCATACCCAATTCCCTGGCCCGGGTCGTGCTGAAAACAACGTGGTTGGTGTCCGCATCCTTCCGCTGTTCGGCATTAAGGCAGCTGCTTTCGGCCTAATCACTGCAGGTGTGCTGGCGCTGATGGCTGGCTTGACCACAATCAATGCGATCTGGAACTTAGGCCCATATAACCCAGCGCAGGTATCCGCTGGTTCTCAGCCAGATATCTACATGCTGTGGACGGACGGTGTGGCCCGTGTCATGCCTGCTTGGGAGCTCTACCTCGGTAACTACACCATCCCAGGTGCATTCTGGGTGGCCCTGCTGTGTGGTCTTATGGTCGTGGTTTTGGTTACCTATCCATTCATTGAGCAAAAGATCACTGGAGATACTGCTCACCACAATCTGTTGCAACGACCACGGGACGTTCCAGTCCGGACATCCCTAGGTGTGATGGGCATTGTGTTCTACTTCTTGGTCACCTTGTCGGGTGGTAACGATTTGTTCGCCTATCACTTCCAGGTTTCCTTGAATGCTATGACCTGGGTTGGTCGTATCGGCTTGATTGTTCTGCCACCGTTGGCCTACTTCATCACCTATCGCATCTGTATTGGCTTGCAGCGTTCCGACCGCGAGGTTTTAGAGCATGGCATTGAGACCGGTGTTATCCAGTTCTTGCCAAATGGCGCATTCATTGAAGTGCACCAGCCTCTGGGTGCGGTGGACGATCATGGTCACCCAATTCCGTTGCCATACGCTGGTGCACCAGTTCCGAAGCAAATGAACCAGCTTGGCTTCGCTGGCAGCCCAGGCCGCGGTTCCTTCTTCTCCCCAGATTCTGCGGAGATTGCTACGAAGGCAGCTCACATCGAACACGAGAACCATCGTGAAGAAGCTGAGATGCTTGAAAACCTCAATAAGGCCAACCGCGCCTCTGATGAGGAAAAGGGCTTGATTTAA
- the qcrA gene encoding cytochrome bc1 complex Rieske iron-sulfur subunit, with translation MSNNNEKKYTAKELNSMTNEELARLGTQLDDVTVAYRKERFPIANDPAEKRAARAVGVWFAIGIISAIAFLAVYLAWPWQYKGLGDDGLWLYTFYTPLLGITSGLAILSLGFGVVLYVKTIIPEEIAVQRRHDGPSEEVDRRTIVALLNDSWETSTLGRRKVLKGLMGLGGVLAGLVVVAPLGGMVKNPWKRGQLGIQGDGTLWTSGWTLHEEGVKLYLGRDTGALAVKHDSDSGEHYVTQGVTRLVRMRPEDLSAAAMETVFPLPADAVNDGDLYDPHADVYENHMHSIHGPRNAVMLIRLRSSDAEKVVERVGQEDFHYGDYYAYSKICTHIGCPTSLYEAQTNRILCPCHQSQFDALHYGKPVFGPAARALPQLPITVDEEGYLIAAGNFVEPVGPAFWERKS, from the coding sequence ATGAGCAATAACAACGAAAAGAAATACACTGCCAAAGAGCTGAACTCCATGACCAATGAAGAGCTCGCTCGGCTTGGCACTCAGCTCGACGATGTCACGGTTGCGTACCGCAAGGAACGGTTCCCAATCGCAAACGACCCGGCTGAAAAGCGTGCTGCCCGCGCGGTAGGCGTCTGGTTTGCTATCGGTATCATCTCAGCCATCGCATTTCTCGCGGTATATCTGGCTTGGCCATGGCAGTATAAGGGTCTAGGCGACGACGGCCTGTGGCTTTATACCTTCTATACCCCATTGTTGGGTATCACCTCCGGCTTGGCCATCCTCTCGCTCGGCTTTGGTGTCGTGCTTTATGTTAAGACCATCATTCCGGAAGAAATTGCGGTTCAGCGTCGTCACGACGGCCCTTCTGAAGAAGTAGATCGCCGCACAATAGTTGCCCTACTCAACGATTCTTGGGAAACCTCGACCTTGGGTCGTCGTAAAGTTCTCAAGGGCCTGATGGGACTTGGCGGCGTACTTGCTGGATTAGTGGTTGTCGCACCGCTTGGCGGCATGGTGAAGAATCCTTGGAAGCGTGGCCAGCTAGGCATCCAAGGTGACGGCACCCTATGGACTTCCGGCTGGACCCTACACGAAGAGGGCGTCAAACTGTACTTGGGCCGCGACACTGGCGCGCTGGCAGTAAAGCATGATTCCGATTCGGGGGAGCACTATGTTACTCAAGGCGTAACCCGCCTGGTTCGGATGCGTCCCGAGGATCTTTCGGCAGCTGCAATGGAAACTGTGTTCCCGCTGCCTGCCGACGCAGTAAACGACGGCGACCTGTACGATCCACATGCTGATGTGTATGAAAACCACATGCATTCCATCCACGGCCCACGCAATGCAGTGATGCTTATCCGTCTTCGCTCCTCCGATGCGGAGAAGGTTGTTGAGCGGGTCGGTCAAGAAGATTTCCATTACGGTGATTACTACGCGTACTCCAAGATTTGTACGCACATTGGTTGCCCAACCTCCCTCTACGAGGCTCAGACAAACCGCATTCTGTGTCCGTGCCACCAGTCGCAGTTCGACGCATTGCACTACGGTAAGCCGGTATTCGGCCCAGCCGCTCGTGCATTGCCACAGCTGCCGATCACCGTTGACGAAGAGGGTTACCTCATCGCCGCAGGCAACTTCGTTGAGCCTGTCGGCCCGGCATTCTGGGAGCGTAAGTCCTAA
- the qcrC gene encoding cytochrome bc1 complex diheme cytochrome c subunit, with translation MMDTNPQTPEVVDSAASARKAKNAKSRRKVRRTLAGALALALGLTGAGILVNAITPDAQVATAQSDEQAMIQEGKTLYDTACITCHGANLQGVEDRGPSLIGVGSGAVYFQVHSGRMPMLRNEAQAARKTKRYNEAETLAIAAYIAANGGGPEIVYNEDGTIAQESLRGSHYDGKIDPADVARGADLFRLNCASCHNFTGRGGALSSGKYAPVLDPANEQEIYQAMLTGPQNMPKFSDRQLSADEKKDIIAFIKSAKETPSPGGWSLGGLGPVAEGMFMWLVGIVVLVAAALWIGSRS, from the coding sequence ATGATGGATACCAACCCCCAGACTCCCGAAGTGGTCGATTCGGCCGCCTCGGCACGCAAGGCTAAGAATGCGAAGTCGCGCCGCAAGGTGCGCCGCACGCTAGCTGGCGCGCTAGCGCTTGCCCTTGGTCTCACTGGCGCAGGAATTTTAGTCAACGCGATCACTCCAGATGCGCAGGTCGCTACCGCGCAATCCGATGAACAGGCAATGATCCAAGAGGGCAAGACCCTATACGACACTGCTTGCATCACATGTCACGGTGCCAACCTACAAGGTGTGGAGGATCGTGGCCCATCGCTGATTGGTGTCGGCTCTGGCGCTGTATATTTCCAGGTGCATTCTGGACGTATGCCGATGCTGCGTAATGAGGCACAGGCTGCTCGTAAAACCAAGCGGTACAACGAGGCTGAGACTCTGGCGATCGCTGCATACATCGCCGCAAATGGTGGTGGCCCAGAAATCGTTTACAACGAAGACGGCACCATCGCTCAGGAAAGCCTACGTGGTTCTCACTACGACGGAAAGATTGACCCAGCGGACGTCGCCCGTGGTGCGGATCTATTCCGGTTGAACTGTGCATCCTGCCACAACTTCACTGGTCGTGGTGGCGCATTGTCTTCCGGTAAGTACGCTCCGGTTCTGGACCCAGCGAATGAGCAGGAAATTTATCAGGCTATGCTCACTGGCCCACAGAACATGCCAAAGTTCTCTGACCGTCAACTATCTGCTGACGAGAAGAAAGACATCATTGCTTTCATCAAGTCCGCTAAAGAAACCCCATCCCCTGGTGGCTGGAGCCTAGGAGGACTTGGCCCGGTTGCTGAGGGTATGTTTATGTGGCTTGTCGGAATTGTGGTCCTTGTGGCCGCTGCTCTGTGGATTGGATCGCGCTCATGA
- the ctaE gene encoding aa3-type cytochrome oxidase subunit III — translation MTSAIGNPDMAATPRVAALNRPNMVSVGTIVFLSQELMFFAGLFAMYFTSRANGLGNGSWQEGADHLNVPYAFVITAILISSSITAQFGVFAAERGDLFGLRRWYTLTILLGSVFLIGQAYEYYHLVEHGLTIPSSVYGSTFYITTGFHAAHVLAGVLGFVVILLRIAKSKFTPAQATAAMVVSYYWHFVDVVWIGLFITIYFIQ, via the coding sequence GTGACGAGCGCAATTGGAAACCCAGATATGGCAGCAACACCTCGTGTTGCGGCACTGAACCGACCAAACATGGTCAGTGTCGGCACGATTGTGTTCCTGTCCCAGGAATTAATGTTCTTCGCCGGCCTGTTTGCGATGTACTTCACATCTAGAGCCAACGGTCTTGGAAATGGCTCATGGCAAGAAGGGGCGGATCATCTCAATGTGCCTTACGCATTTGTGATTACCGCTATCCTGATTTCCTCCTCTATCACGGCACAATTCGGTGTCTTCGCCGCAGAGCGTGGTGATTTGTTCGGCTTGCGTCGCTGGTACACACTAACGATTCTCCTCGGTTCCGTGTTCTTGATTGGACAGGCCTACGAGTACTACCACTTGGTGGAACACGGCCTCACCATCCCAAGCAGCGTCTACGGCTCCACCTTCTATATCACCACCGGATTCCACGCAGCACACGTTTTGGCGGGTGTTCTTGGGTTCGTAGTGATCCTGCTGCGAATCGCGAAGTCGAAATTTACGCCGGCTCAAGCTACAGCGGCAATGGTGGTGTCGTATTATTGGCACTTCGTTGATGTTGTGTGGATCGGCTTGTTCATAACCATTTACTTCATTCAGTAG
- the ctaF gene encoding aa3-type cytochrome oxidase subunit IV translates to MRATAKIMYSMAAFLGVMSVLYFLGTMYLDDTGNLYVDGGGSFNFEWAGGVSLILATALALMLGGYLHFTEKRIDVLPEDWEEAEIADGAGTLGFFSPFSIWPAAMSGAVAVLGFGIVFMHYWMIALGAVLLIYTTTMLNLQYGLPKEKH, encoded by the coding sequence ATGCGCGCAACAGCAAAAATTATGTACAGTATGGCGGCCTTCCTCGGGGTCATGTCTGTGCTCTACTTCCTGGGAACTATGTACCTGGATGACACCGGTAACCTTTACGTTGACGGTGGCGGTTCATTTAACTTCGAATGGGCTGGCGGGGTTTCCCTCATCCTGGCTACCGCATTGGCCTTGATGCTCGGTGGTTATCTTCACTTCACTGAAAAACGCATTGATGTGTTGCCAGAGGATTGGGAGGAAGCGGAGATTGCTGATGGAGCCGGAACCCTCGGTTTCTTCTCTCCATTCTCCATCTGGCCAGCTGCCATGTCCGGCGCGGTAGCGGTTCTAGGCTTCGGTATCGTATTCATGCATTACTGGATGATCGCACTAGGTGCCGTGCTGCTGATCTACACCACCACCATGCTGAACCTGCAATATGGTTTGCCAAAGGAAAAACACTAA
- the ctaC gene encoding aa3-type cytochrome oxidase subunit II — translation MEQQHKRGFGRKTLLSGVLALGATALAGCDVAAPEGALGWFLGMGWPKGITPEATAMYNFWVWVWVVAWIIGFIMWGLFIYGMFAWSAKRAKKAGKDEFPRQTQYNIPVELVLTIMPILIVMGLFFFTVQTQDKVTALDKDPKVVVDVTAYQWNWKFGYQAVSGDLTVDGKDYDGKDAERQAQAEASKVDPNGNNPINGRSKSDYSYLHFDKIETVGTTEEIPVLVVPSQTPIEFQLASADVSHSFWVPEFLFKRDTYAHPEVNKQERRFQIEAIEEEGAFVGRCAEMCGTYHAMMNFELRVVSPENFGKYIDFRTKNPQATNAQALEHIGEAGYATSTAPFNSNRDTRDGDNAVDNHKA, via the coding sequence GTGGAACAGCAGCACAAGCGTGGCTTTGGTCGCAAAACATTGCTCAGCGGTGTTTTGGCTCTAGGTGCTACGGCTCTCGCAGGATGTGACGTGGCAGCACCAGAAGGTGCGTTGGGTTGGTTCCTGGGAATGGGCTGGCCAAAGGGCATTACTCCAGAAGCAACCGCAATGTACAACTTCTGGGTCTGGGTATGGGTCGTTGCATGGATCATTGGTTTCATCATGTGGGGCCTGTTTATTTACGGCATGTTCGCGTGGTCCGCTAAGCGGGCAAAGAAAGCGGGTAAAGACGAATTCCCGCGTCAAACCCAATACAACATCCCAGTTGAATTGGTGTTGACCATCATGCCGATCCTTATTGTCATGGGATTATTCTTCTTCACCGTCCAGACCCAGGACAAAGTTACCGCCTTGGACAAGGATCCAAAGGTTGTCGTTGACGTCACCGCTTACCAGTGGAACTGGAAGTTCGGCTATCAGGCGGTATCTGGCGATCTTACTGTCGACGGAAAGGACTACGACGGTAAGGATGCTGAGCGTCAAGCACAGGCCGAAGCCTCCAAAGTTGACCCTAACGGCAACAACCCAATCAATGGGCGTTCTAAGTCCGACTACTCTTACCTTCACTTCGACAAGATTGAAACTGTTGGCACTACGGAAGAAATTCCAGTTTTGGTCGTTCCTTCCCAAACGCCAATCGAATTCCAGCTTGCCTCGGCGGACGTAAGCCACTCGTTCTGGGTGCCTGAATTCCTTTTCAAGCGGGACACCTATGCGCACCCAGAGGTCAACAAGCAGGAACGCCGATTCCAGATTGAAGCAATCGAAGAAGAAGGCGCTTTCGTTGGTCGCTGTGCTGAAATGTGCGGTACCTACCACGCGATGATGAACTTTGAACTTCGGGTCGTTTCGCCAGAGAATTTCGGAAAGTACATCGACTTCCGTACAAAGAACCCACAAGCTACAAATGCTCAGGCTTTGGAGCACATTGGTGAGGCTGGCTACGCTACTTCGACCGCACCGTTCAATTCCAACCGTGACACCCGTGACGGCGACAATGCTGTCGATAACCACAAGGCTTAA